In Canis lupus familiaris isolate Mischka breed German Shepherd chromosome 23, alternate assembly UU_Cfam_GSD_1.0, whole genome shotgun sequence, the following are encoded in one genomic region:
- the LOC102155971 gene encoding 60S ribosomal protein L38-like isoform X1, translating to CLAKSEEIKDFLLTAQRKDAKSFKIKKNKDNVKFKVRCSRYLYTLVITDKEKAKKLKQSLPPGLAVKELK from the coding sequence TGCCTGGCAAAATCTGAGGAAATCAAGGACTTCTTGCTGACCGCCCAGCGAAAGGACGCCAAATCCTTCAAGATCAAGAAGAATAAGGATAATGTGAAGTTTAAAGTTCGATGCAGCCGATATCTTTATACTTTGGTCATTACAGAcaaagagaaggcaaagaaacTCAAGCAGTCTCTGCCCCCAGGTTTGGCAGTGAAGGAGCTAAAATGA